The Persephonella hydrogeniphila region TGTAAGTCCAATAACTTTGCAGACTTTGTAAAACCCTTCTATCTTTTCCTTTATTCCCCCCACAGGCTGTATATTTCCCAGCTGATCTACAGAGCCTGTTATAGATATATCCTGTCTTACAGGTATTTCTCCTATACTTGATAAAACAGCAATAAGCTCAGCAGCAGATGCACTGTCTCCCTCAACCTCTCCGTAGGATTGTTCAAAGGCTATACTGCACGAAAGGGCAAGGGGAGTATCTTTTCCGTATTTTTGCCCTACATATCCTGAAAGGATCATAACCCCTTTACTGTGTATAGGTCCGCTCAGCTCTACCTCCCTTTCTATATTTATTATCCCCTTTTCTCCTATGTAAGAAGCCGCTGTAATTCTGCTTGGTTTACCAAATGAGAAATCTCCAAGTTCAATAACCGATAAGCCATTCACCTGAGCTGCTTTTTTCCCTTTTATGTCTACTATTAGTTTCCCTTCTCTGAAAAGCTCTCTGATCTTTTCCTCTATCAGATTGAGCCTGAAACGTCTATTTTTTATTATCCTTTTTACAGTTTCTCCAGTTATATACTTCTTATCTGACAGAGCATCTGCTTCTCTGAGTATATCTGTGAGAACAGAAAATATAGTATTTATCTTTTTTCTGCTTCCTGATCGTTCTACAGCATATCTGAAAAGTTCTGTTAAGCCATCTGTATCAACATCCTTTAATTTTTCCTGAACAATTATATTTTTTACAAGAATCGGAAATCTGTTTATTATCTCTTCATTTATATCAACCACAGGGTCAAACTCTGCCTTTACCTTAAAAAGTCTGTTAAAGTCAGAATCGTAGAGGGACAAAACTCTGTATAAAAAAGAATCTCCAACAAGAACCACCGTTATATTAAATGGCACAGGCTCAGGATATATTCCTACATGGAAAGGAAAAACTTCCTCAAATGGATAGTGGGAAAGATATATCTTTTTGTGGAATATTATCCTTTTGAGATTTTCCCATAGAAGAGGATTTTTCAGCACATCTTTTGCTTTTAGAACTATATACCCTCCTCTGACTTTAAACAGACTTCCAGCAACAATACTCATATGATCTGCATAAAGTATTCCCATCTCGGCTTTGTAAGATATATATCCAAAAAGACTTTTAAATGTCGGAATCTGCTCATACAGAACAGGTGCACCTTCCTGTTTAGAGTTATCAACAACAACATTTATACGAAATATATCTATCTCCCTTTCTACAGCTTTCTGGAGAAGAAAATCCCCTTCAAACATCTTCCATCTGATAAATATATCGATTCTTTCAGCTATATGCCTTTTTAGATAATTTAAAAAGTCTGTAATCTGAGGTATCTTTCTGTATTTTTCCTCCACTTTAAAAAAAGCGTTATCTACTACATATCTTGAAACTTTTTCTTTTAGTTCTCTGAGATTTTCAAAAAGCTGGTAATCCAGATCCCTGAGTTGTCTGAGATAATCACGAAATTTCTCATCAAAAAGTTCAAGTTTTTTTTCAAACTCTACTTTTATCTCTGGAATTTTTAGGAACTCAGGTGAGGCTTTACCCTGAACTACAGGTAAAAATTGAATACCGGCAGGAGTTATAACAGGTGCAAGTCCATAGTTTTGGGCATCTTTTTTTAGAGCTTCCAGCACCTTCTGTTTTTTTTCTTCTATATTTTTAATAAGTCTAACCTTTTCATCTTCAAACTCTTTGCTTTCAAACTGTCTTACTACCGTCTCTTTCAGATTTTCTATTATCCTGTCAATATCCTTAGATAATTTCCTCCCTGTTCCTGCAGGAACCATAACAAATTTCGGCTTTTGAGGTTCTTCAAAATTTGCATGGTAAAATATATCTTCTGGAGATGGTTTTAAAGCAGCTTCCTTCTTCAATCTGATCAACGAGTAGGTTATCTTTCCGATTCCTTCAGGACCTGCCACGTACAGATTATATCCCTCTTTTTCTGTTTTTAGAGCTGTATTAAAAGCATTTTCTACCCTTTCCTGCCCAAAAAAAACAGGTTCAGGTTCCACACTGTAAGTCGGTTTCTCTATTTTATAAGCTATCCTTATATCTTCTACAGATAAATGCTTTACAGCCATACTATTTCCAGTGCTCTGTTATCTCAAAACTTTTCCGTGCAATCTCATTACCGTTTTCATCTTCAACAACAACAGTCCACTCTCCTGTCCACTGTGGAAGAATTTTTTTGGAACTCCATGTTCTGAAAGTGTGATAAGTAATTCCCAGTTCAACCCTTGCCATCTCATTTCCCTGGTAATACCAGACATGGTATATTTTTGTGGGAATCTTTTCTGTATATATCTTTGTCCAGCAGTATACCTTTCCTATATCTGGAGGAAATTTATCTGATATTCCTATCGGTTCTCTATCCTGTATAGCTACAGCAAATTCCATCCCCTGAACTTTTATAGTCTGGGCAAAAGAAAATGTTACCAGTATCAAAAAAACCCCTATAACTCTCCTCATCAGACCCTCCTTTGTACCAGATCAGCTATTTAATTATAAACATAAAACCAGATTGATAGAAAACCAGTGTTAGAGTATTATAGAAATATACTTAATATATTTTATGTTATAAATGGGAGGAGGAAGATGAAAAAAATAGCAATCACATTCCTCGCTGTAGGTTCTTTATTTTGCTCAAAAGCAGAATACAGTAAGGAGCCACCATTTAGTTTTGATCTGTTAAAGCCTGTGAAGGTAAGAATAGGAGAAAAAACCATAGATGGATACAATCCAAAGAACGATTACTCTATTTTTATAAATTACGAACTTGGGATGCACTGCGTTGGCTTTGATATGTCTTACTGTTGTGTTATACCACCTTACAACAGCATACAGGCACAGGCCTTTAAATGCGGCAGCTACGGAAAACTTCCTCAGATGATAACACCTGATGATAAATTAAAACTTTTTTACTATGTAAAAGACAACAGCTACAGCGAAGGAAATAAGATGAGATACTGGCAGATTCCGAAAGATGCGAATCAAGATGGGGATATGAATGATCCAGGGGATAACATGGCAAACTATGTATGGACTCATCTGTTTATATATCAAGATCTGGAAGGAACGATTCCTGAAAAATGGTCTGAAAAGGACAGGCTAAGAGTAGGTAGAGAAATTCAGGTTCCTATAGATGCAGGTCCAAGCGGAAAACCACTTGCTGGAGGTTTTATGGAATTTGCCGGAAGGAAAGGAGGCAATATAGTTTTTACAGACAGTATGATACCTGCCGTAAAAAATGTTCCCCTTGTTCTGACCGCATCTTACGTTTGGGATGCACTTGGTCTTCCTTTAACAGCATTTAATGATAGTAAAAGAAAAGGAACAATAAGAACAATAACAAACAAAGATTTTCAGCCTTATCAGGTTTCTGTTGTTGAGCTTTACAGGGAAGATGGGAGACCTGTAAAAAAAGATGGAAAGATCGTTTCATTTTTTGGGACAAACCCTGTGGACATCCCTAACTGTTATACGTGTCATTCAGGGGATGGAATAGCTGCCAAACTCTCAAGGAATAAAGGATTGAAACTCTTTGATAAGGAATACAGTTACTGGAAGAAAAATTACCCAGATATATCAGAATTTATGGCAAGACAGGCTCAGGCTTCTATAAACATTCTGGAATTACACGACAAAAATCACAAAACAGACTTTTTGAGGGAATATAATCCAGATGCACCAACAAACAGACTTGGTTCCGTTGGCTCTGTTTTCTGTGCAGACTGCCACGGAGATAATATATCTGGAGTTCTCCAGTCTCCGAGAAAAACAGCAACAGGTTACAAGCTAAAAAAAGCCAAACCCCTAACAGAAGCTATACACTCAAAACACGCAGTAGTTATACCTATGCCTGATAAAGCTGGAAGAACCCAGAACTGTCAAGCATGCCATCCAACACACTGGCAGTCTGAAGAGATGAACGATTTTTCAACAAACCCATTTCAGATAATAGATGAAGAAGGAAATCCCAGATTCTCTAAATCTGATCAGAGATTATCAGGAGGTGGATGTTTCCTGAGAAGGGATGCCCACTCAAACCCATATGTTAAACCTCCATTTTTCCTTAATGAGATAGGAAAATGGTATTTAGAGAATGTGAGTATGAGAGATGAAAAGGGGAATAAGATAGATAGTATTAGAGGCCTTACATGTACAAACTGTCACAATCTTCTTGCCCAAAAGCTATATAGATACGACCTACTTGATAATGCTGTTGAACAAAAAGGAAGAACTTTACGAAACAAAACGATAAAAGAAGTAGTACAGGAGATAGCAGGGGGAGATATACAGAAATTCAAAGATTTTTATGCAGATCCAAAAATAAATCATAAACAAAATCCCATTTACTATTACTATTCAAAGCACAAATCTGCCGTCTTAGTAAAAGCAAAAAAAGATAAAGACGGAAATTTAGAGCTTCTGCCATGGTATTCAGAGGAAGGAAAAGCTGTAAGATACGAAAAAGCATCTGCAGGTAAAGACTGGTGGCTGTCCCCTTCTGAGCCCCACTGTGCAGACTGTCATATAGCACCTTTTGTTGAAAGCGAAGGAGGAAAATACTTTCCTATAGACCAGCCTAAAAAATACTCCCTCTACAGGTACTCTAAAGCACATGGAGTTATAGCCTGCCAGTCATGCCATGAATCACCACATGGTTTATATCCTGTAAGATATGAAGGAGAAGAAAGAACTGTTGATCTAACTACCCACAAACAGGCACTGCAGTTTTCTCCAGATGGAAAGTACACAGGACCTGTAACATGTGCTGCATGTCACACAGTAAATAAATATGGAGTTCCTGTTCAGTTGACAGGAACAGAGTACGAAAATGATTACTGGGCTTCGGTTGTTCTGATTCATTTTATGAGGGAAGGAGATCAGAAACTTTCTATACAGGAGCTTGTAGAAAAATATCCTTACAAAAGATCAAAAGAGATTGTAGAAAAGGGATGGAAATAATCAGAAGTCTTCAAGGGCAGGATTTACAGGAAGGGTGCCGTAACGGGCACCCTCAACTATTACCTTTCTCCCGTTTATCTTTACCCTGTTTTCAGATATCCATTTTATAGCTTGAGGATATACTCTGTGCTCATATTCCAGTATTTTCTCTGTCAGACTTTCTTCTGTGTCATCTAAAGTTATAGGAACTACAGCTTGAACAATAACAGGTCCAGCATCAAGGTCTCTGGTAACAAAATGGACTGTACAGCCTGAAAATTTTGCACCGTATTCAATTGCCTGTTTCTGTGCTTTTAATCCCTTAAATGCCGGAGTAAGGGAAGGATGTATATTGATCAGCTTACCTTCAAATGTCTTTATAAAATTGTCTGAAAGTATCCTCATATAACCGGCAAGAACAACAAGATCAGGTTTTTCTTTCTTTATTCTATCAACAAGAAATCTGTCGTATTCTTCCCTGTTTTCAAAAATTGACGGATCGACAAACTCCCCCTTTATCCTGAATTTTTCAGCGGTCTTCAGACCCCGTGCTTCTTTTCTGTTTGATATTACAAGTTTTAT contains the following coding sequences:
- a CDS encoding Lon protease family protein — its product is MAVKHLSVEDIRIAYKIEKPTYSVEPEPVFFGQERVENAFNTALKTEKEGYNLYVAGPEGIGKITYSLIRLKKEAALKPSPEDIFYHANFEEPQKPKFVMVPAGTGRKLSKDIDRIIENLKETVVRQFESKEFEDEKVRLIKNIEEKKQKVLEALKKDAQNYGLAPVITPAGIQFLPVVQGKASPEFLKIPEIKVEFEKKLELFDEKFRDYLRQLRDLDYQLFENLRELKEKVSRYVVDNAFFKVEEKYRKIPQITDFLNYLKRHIAERIDIFIRWKMFEGDFLLQKAVEREIDIFRINVVVDNSKQEGAPVLYEQIPTFKSLFGYISYKAEMGILYADHMSIVAGSLFKVRGGYIVLKAKDVLKNPLLWENLKRIIFHKKIYLSHYPFEEVFPFHVGIYPEPVPFNITVVLVGDSFLYRVLSLYDSDFNRLFKVKAEFDPVVDINEEIINRFPILVKNIIVQEKLKDVDTDGLTELFRYAVERSGSRKKINTIFSVLTDILREADALSDKKYITGETVKRIIKNRRFRLNLIEEKIRELFREGKLIVDIKGKKAAQVNGLSVIELGDFSFGKPSRITAASYIGEKGIINIEREVELSGPIHSKGVMILSGYVGQKYGKDTPLALSCSIAFEQSYGEVEGDSASAAELIAVLSSIGEIPVRQDISITGSVDQLGNIQPVGGIKEKIEGFYKVCKVIGLTGNQGVIVPSRNFDNIILDEEVLEAVREKKFHIYTVDTVDDAVKILTEMNPLEFHRQIKEKLVEYYQQAIKGKK
- a CDS encoding DUF2914 domain-containing protein; translated protein: MRRVIGVFLILVTFSFAQTIKVQGMEFAVAIQDREPIGISDKFPPDIGKVYCWTKIYTEKIPTKIYHVWYYQGNEMARVELGITYHTFRTWSSKKILPQWTGEWTVVVEDENGNEIARKSFEITEHWK
- a CDS encoding cytochrome c3 family protein; its protein translation is MKKIAITFLAVGSLFCSKAEYSKEPPFSFDLLKPVKVRIGEKTIDGYNPKNDYSIFINYELGMHCVGFDMSYCCVIPPYNSIQAQAFKCGSYGKLPQMITPDDKLKLFYYVKDNSYSEGNKMRYWQIPKDANQDGDMNDPGDNMANYVWTHLFIYQDLEGTIPEKWSEKDRLRVGREIQVPIDAGPSGKPLAGGFMEFAGRKGGNIVFTDSMIPAVKNVPLVLTASYVWDALGLPLTAFNDSKRKGTIRTITNKDFQPYQVSVVELYREDGRPVKKDGKIVSFFGTNPVDIPNCYTCHSGDGIAAKLSRNKGLKLFDKEYSYWKKNYPDISEFMARQAQASINILELHDKNHKTDFLREYNPDAPTNRLGSVGSVFCADCHGDNISGVLQSPRKTATGYKLKKAKPLTEAIHSKHAVVIPMPDKAGRTQNCQACHPTHWQSEEMNDFSTNPFQIIDEEGNPRFSKSDQRLSGGGCFLRRDAHSNPYVKPPFFLNEIGKWYLENVSMRDEKGNKIDSIRGLTCTNCHNLLAQKLYRYDLLDNAVEQKGRTLRNKTIKEVVQEIAGGDIQKFKDFYADPKINHKQNPIYYYYSKHKSAVLVKAKKDKDGNLELLPWYSEEGKAVRYEKASAGKDWWLSPSEPHCADCHIAPFVESEGGKYFPIDQPKKYSLYRYSKAHGVIACQSCHESPHGLYPVRYEGEERTVDLTTHKQALQFSPDGKYTGPVTCAACHTVNKYGVPVQLTGTEYENDYWASVVLIHFMREGDQKLSIQELVEKYPYKRSKEIVEKGWK
- the purN gene encoding phosphoribosylglycinamide formyltransferase, with amino-acid sequence MDIVVLISGRGSNLEAIAQAYSTGKIKGEIKLVISNRKEARGLKTAEKFRIKGEFVDPSIFENREEYDRFLVDRIKKEKPDLVVLAGYMRILSDNFIKTFEGKLINIHPSLTPAFKGLKAQKQAIEYGAKFSGCTVHFVTRDLDAGPVIVQAVVPITLDDTEESLTEKILEYEHRVYPQAIKWISENRVKINGRKVIVEGARYGTLPVNPALEDF